In Mastomys coucha isolate ucsf_1 unplaced genomic scaffold, UCSF_Mcou_1 pScaffold20, whole genome shotgun sequence, one DNA window encodes the following:
- the Resf1 gene encoding retroelement silencing factor 1 isoform X3: MNWNAKPENVSKPPPYSKNQSSMLQQFLMTSTTSQSSFSYPALNQEACMYSSNSNSVSQPLLSSRNYISPQTQISVSNIPSRTIVASQSSVERVVSTNVKGPQQPNHNLQTVSSGVIQNVWLGSPRRNFMPSHTEASISHNSDGRTNMPYMHPPQNQLVTSDTYSMQLQMVPLNSGKVPITHQENQGLNHFIPDQLADWTQYTSNELTYPEYRPPPKQYSHILPASSSLQVKNNQLPTYAQSIQSKPSLPLSSHQYAAESSKRLPALPYSCRYGNQHVQNAQPVSKHLPMDIPQSSEVHSSEKKKDDYRGFKQQWQNPSEKTIGQFCDLKINTKQSYSESVKSSGDGVQALVQNNQEKRKYTYNPSTNQLIDTNATKEKLARDIKSLVEIKKKFSELARKIKINKSLLMAAGCSKTANTSYTEPIQHSEFSAKEMSAKNGNDCSMELLATCLSLWKNQPSKTTEENVPKSLEERQCNTSRISTTVVGSSNPTSEVHVNSFCSSVGKSQKMMSSSQTVLPVLTQSCESSTVAVGKGTELQIAVVSPLVLSATNTLPGKELVPEVLLETLYPVVKEGSVCSLQTQQAETVVALPFDITGTVAGNNLSAEIPLPGQKEKQHKPIQGDPVIADSSLERHSPLGTEVLPKPMDSTIVSGPILQIESICSLAEGDVSYNSQIAEIFNSVQNEPQKLIPNQVINSQQEQVYDTTENKDFSFQKDKCVQCTDVPHEVTEQPEPLQPEEPASCEYGEANRETVDESCREYTGRKESTAKDVCSPAAVQQDPQPQETGMLSNKSAHSLPAINETNDESEPISYLHDQLSELLKEFPYGIETVTRHEVSVNRQKTHKILENQTGGKTSNVSGNSTDQIKITVLNSEQIKELFPEEDEPCDKLTEPKNKEIVAEVKNPCNSQVPREESHDLGMLDPEKDKIHCCALGWLSMVYEGVPQCHCSSTEEKGKDQCLDINSSKQGEQPCNSGITIFEINPVSDNPKTPLTQAAEKGHFSEMHSEKTKVSKTKDNREEQELTCHFSAKCYKKDKKDNFKIRHDSSLKMDQKLRNISTKCDLPNPSKSNKIASPEILHVTTSNSAKNMPISKQASQESLQKKHTSQDLGPVKAPVELSSSTDPCRRNTSWVQSVSPEKKKLKFKAGGSRLKYFEKRKTDHVIIPDMEIKKKKYENQEQNKNAGDILTESNERASVQEKTVPSPESSDSKGSSSKSTRVITVQEYLQRQKDKHVTGNNASRNICVENVLRDSEHMKTSKHSAAVSWGKLVEEQSISAETSKELEHNSTSHGKDFKIQHSEASRTHSVSNNSKGKFDGKQPDKTYNNKTSMINESSQMPLLVKEQRKQYLNRVAFKCTERESICLTKLDSASKKLSTEKKSWAYTPKTKDIDKPSMLEFKLCPDVLLKNTSTVDKQDDPGPRPEKEQAPVQVSGIKSTKEDWLKCIPTRTKMHESSQTGWSGKPGSSSF, from the exons ATGAATTGGAATGCAAAACCAGAGAATGTTTCCAAACCCCCACCATACTCTAAAAACCAGTCATCTATGTTGCAGcaatttttaatgacttctacaACATCTCAAAGTTCTTTCAGCTATCCTGCCCTTAACCAAGAAGCATGCATGTATTCTAGTAATTCAAATTCAGTTTCACAGCCACTGTTGAGCAGCAGAAATTATATAAGTCCTCAGACTCAGATCTCTGTTTCTAATATACCTAGCAGGACAATTGTGGCCTCACAGTCTTCAGTGGAAAGAGTTGTATCGACAAATGTTAAAGGACCCCAACAACCAAACCACAATTTGCAAACAGTGTCTTCAGGAGTTATACAAAATGTCTGGTTGGGCTCACCAAGGAGGAATTTTATGCCTTCCCATACAGAAGCAAGTATATCCCATAATTCTGATGGAAGGACTAATATGCCTTACATGCATCCACCACAGAATCAGCTTGTCACATCAGATACCTATTCTATGCAACTACAAATGGTTCCCTTAAATTCTGGAAAAGTACCTATAACACATCAAGAAAATCAGGGACTTAATCACTTCATACCAGATCAGCTGGCTGACTGGACACAGTATACATCTAATGAACTTACTTATCCTGAATATAGGCCACCTCCAAAGCAATACTCACACATATTGCCAGCTTCTTCATCACTACAAGTTAAAAATAATCAGCTCCCAACTTATGCACAGAGCATACAGTCAAAGCCTTCTCTACCTTTGTCATCACATCAGTATGCTGCAGAAAGCAGCAAAAGACTCCCTGCCCTTCCTTACAGCTGTAGATATGGAAACCAACATGTGCAAAATGCTCAGCCTGTTTCTAAACACTTGCCTATGGACATTCCTCAGAGCTCAGAAGTGCActcatctgaaaaaaagaaagatgattaCAGAGGCTTTAAGCAGCAGTGGCAGAACCCTAGTGAGAAAACCATTGGACAATTCTGTGACTTGAAAATAAATACCAAGCAGTCTTACAGTGAATCTGTTAAGTCTTCTGGGGATGGGGTTCAGGCGCTTGttcaaaataatcaagaaaaaagaaaatatacctaCAATCCAAGTACAAATCAATTAATAGACACAAATGCCACAAAAGAAAAGCTGGCGAGAGATATTAAATCACTAGTAGAAATCAAAAAGAAGTTTTCAGAACttgcaagaaaaattaaaattaataaaagtctTTTGATGGCAGCTGGTTGTAGTAAAACAGCCAATACTTCTTATACTGAACCAATTCAGCATTCTGAATTTTCAGCAAAAGAAATGTCTGCTAAAAATGGCAATGACTGTTCCATGGAATTGCTAGCAACATGTCTTTCTCTTTGGAAAAACCAACCTTCaaaaaccacagaagaaaatgttCCAAAATCTTTAGAAGAAAGACAGTGTAACACATCAAGAATCAGTACAACAGTAGTTGGCAGTTCAAATCCCACAAGTGAAGTTCATGTTAACAGTTTTTGTTCCAGTGTTGGAAAGTCTCAGAAAATGATGAGCTCATCACAAACAGTATTGCCAGTTCTCACACAAAGTTGTGAGTCTTCCACTGTAGCCGTTGGAAAAGGAACAGAGCTTCAGATTGCTGTGGTGTCACCTTTAGTTCTTTCAGCTACTAATACCTTACCTGGAAAAGAGTTAGTGCCTGAAGTTTTACTTGAAACACTGTATCCAGTTGTTAAAGAAGGTAGTGTTTGTAGCTTACAAACCCAACAGGCAGAGACTGTTGTTGCTTTACCTTTTGATATTACAGGAACAGTAGCTGGTAATAACCTATCAGCAGAGATTCCTCTGCCTGGTCAGAAGGAAAAGCAGCACAAACCAATACAGGGTGATCCAGTCATAGCTGATAGCAGCTTAGAAAGACACTCTCCCCTGGGCACTGAAGTTCTGCCTAAGCCTATGGACAGCACCATTGTGAGTGGACCCATTTTACAGATTGAAAGTATCTGTTCTCTTGCAGAAGGGGATGTATCTTACAATTCCCAGATAGCTGAGATATTCAACTCTGTACAAAATGAGCCCCAGAAACTTATACCTAATCAAGTAATTAATAGTCAACAAGAACAAGTATATGATACCACTGAAAATAAAGACTTTAGCTTTCAGAAAGATAAGTGTGTACAGTGTACAGATGTTCCTCATGAGGTCACTGAGCAGCCAGAGCCTCTGCAGCCTGAAGAGCCAGCATCTTGTGAGTATGGGGAAGCAAACAGAGAAACTGTAGATGAAAGTTGTAGGGAGTACACTGGTAGAAAAGAAAGTACAGCTAAGGATGTGTGTTCTCCAGCTGCTGTTCAGCAGGATCCTCAACCTCAGGAAACTGGTATGCTCAGCAATAAGTCAGCCCACAGTCTTCCTGCAATAAATGAGACTAATGATGAAAGTGAACCTATCTCATACCTACATGACCAGCTGTCAGAGCTTTTAAAAGAGTTTCCTTATGGCATTGAAACTGTTACCAGACATGAAGTGTCTGTGAACCGACAAAAGACACATAAAATCTTAGAAAATCAAACTGGTGGTAAAACTAGTAATGTGTCTGGGAATAGCACAGaccaaataaaaattacagtatTAAACTCTGAACAAATCAAAGAACTATTTCCTGAAGAAGATGAAccttgtgacaagttgacagaACCTAAGAATAAAGAAATTGTTGCAGAAGTAAAGAACCCATGTAACTCACAGGTCCCTAGAGAAGAAAGTCATGACCTTGGAATGTTGGACCCAGAGAAAGACAAAATCCATTGCTGTGCCTTAGGTTGGCTCTCAATGGTTTATGAAGGTGTGCCACAGTGTCATTGCAGTTccacagaagagaaggggaaagaccAGTGTTTGGACATCAACAGCAGCAAACAAGGAGAGCAGCCTTGCAATAGTGGAATCACTATTTTTGAAATTAATCCTGTTTCTGATAACCCAAAAACTCCTCTGACCCAAGCAGCTGAGAAAGGCCATTTTTCTGAAATGCATAGTGAAAAGACAAAAGTatctaaaacaaaagacaacaggGAGGAACAGGAATTAACCTGTCATTTTTCAGCTAAATGttacaaaaaagataaaaaagataattttaaaataaggcatGATAGCTCACTGAAAATGGATCAAaaactaagaaatatttcaaCTAAATGTGACCTACCAAATCCctcaaaaagcaataaaatagcAAGCCCTGAAATACTTCATGTAACAACTTCTAACTCTGCTAAAAATATGCCAATTTCTAAACAAGCTTCTCAGGAAAGCCTACAGAAAAAACACACGTCCCAAGACTTGGGCCCAGTAAAAGCACCTGTAGAACTTTCGTCAAGTACAGATCCATGCAGGAGGAATACCTCTTGGGTACAGTCAGTgtcaccagaaaagaaaaaactaaaattcaaagCAGGTGGGTCCAgactgaaatattttgaaaaaagaaagacagaccaCGTGATTATTCCAgatatggaaataaaaaagaagaaatatgaaaatcaagaacagaacaaaaatgcCGGAGACATTCTTACAGAATCAAATGAAAGAGCCAGTGTTCAAGAAAAGACTGTCCCAAGTCCTGAGTCCTCAGACTCAAAGGGTAGCTCCTCTAAGAGTACTAGAGTTATAACAGTGCAGGAATATTTACAACGGCAGAAAGATAAACATGTAACTGGGAATAATGCTTCTAGAAACATATGTGTAGAAAATGTGCTACGTGACTCTGAGCACATGAAGACCAGTAAGCACTCTGCAGCAGTAAGCTGGGGAAAGTTAGTTGAGGAGCAGAGTATCAGTGCAGAGACCTCAAAAGAACTGGAACATAATTCCACTAGCCATGGTAAAGATTTCAAGATCCAGCATTCTGAGGCATCTAGAACACACAGTGTATCAAATAATAGTAAAGGAAAGTTTGATGGGAAGCAGCCTGACAAAACCTATAATAATAAGACCAGTATGATTAATGAGTCCAGCCAGATGCCTCTCCTggtaaaagaacaaaggaaacagtACCTGAATCGTGTTGCATTTAAATGCACGGAACGGGAAAGCATATGTCTCACCAAATTGGATAGTGCATCCAAGAAGCTTAGTACAGAGAAAAAGAGTTGGGCATATACACCCAAGACAAAAGACATAGACAAACCTAGTATGCTGGAGTTTAAATTATGTCCAGATGTGCTATTGAAGAATACAAGCACTGTTGACAAGCAGGATGACCCTGGGCCTAGGCCTGAGAAAGAGCAAGCACCTGTGCAAG TT